Proteins from one Larimichthys crocea isolate SSNF chromosome XX, L_crocea_2.0, whole genome shotgun sequence genomic window:
- the mybpc1 gene encoding myosin-binding protein C, slow-type isoform X9 produces the protein MPEPTKKDETPNGQPEVWSLGDGQAPEDLEKPIDTPPLSTLLIEKPQSATIYVGGDVSFVAKVEAKDLLRKPTIKWFKGKWMDLASKTGKHLQLKETFDRFTKVHTFEMHIIKAKDNYTGNYRCEVNYKDKFDSCSFDLEVKEAENTGLQGIDIRSAFKRSSEGQEDAGELDFSGLLKHRNQREPKQDDTPEIDVWEILKNARPDQYEKIAFMYGITDLRGLLRRMKKIPKEEKKSEAFAKKLEPAYQVDKGGKIRLVVDLADPTVDLKWYKNGQEIRPTPNQRKYIFEHKGTQRIMVINNCSVNDDAAYSVAAGDEKCCTELFVKELPIKIVKGIEPVKTTVNERIELECEVSEEGAQVKWMKNGVEVPTGVRSRYRVKCEGTKHYLVIDDASKEDTGTYSIMATGGTSEARIQVDLKPLKVHQDLQNITVLLGQPVKLQCEIYPGNVPGRWYRNGQLIQPSDRITIIHRNRVHRLETETCSLHDAGDYTFVPEGYSQSLSCKLHIIDPPRVHLDSLNFPDNTVTIVAGNKLRLEIPISGEPAPRVVWMKGERVILESGHRVRAETYGDQTSLTIEVTEREDSGNYKIVLQNEAGEATASVKIKVVDIPDAPDAPLVPVVGGDWCSMTWEPPKYDGGSPITGYFVERKKKQSSRWMRLNFDLIKEQSFEPKKMIEGVPYEVRVFAVNAIGVSKPSEPSLAFTPLAVTSEPTMLVVDDITDTSVTVKWRPPETIGAAGLDGYLVEYCIEGTDNWIISNTEVTEKTKYTITGLTPGCKILVRVKALNAAGASAPRTLQHSILVKEVVEPPKIRVPRHLKQTYTRKVGEAVNLVVPFLGKPRPKVTWLKGGQPIEPSHVSIRNTDCDSIIFIRKAERSHSGKYEMTVQVENYVDTAIIDIQIVDLPGPPQCVTIEDVWGGNVALVWTPPRDSGNAPITGYTIQKADKKTMEWYTCIEHYHRTCITITELVVGNEYFFRVFSENMCGMSETATLTKKSALIVKEGLQVKMHDYCDHDFKEAPKFTQPLINTFAVAGYNATLNCSVRANPRAKVIWMKNKITIIDDPRYRMFSNQGVCTLEIRKPSPYDGGLYTCKAINDLGEAQVDCKLEVKGGFTFYELMQRGVPLHLIDKYMNESKIVEQEK, from the exons GTGGAGACGTCTCCTTTGTCGCCAAGGTGGAGGCTAAAGATCTCCTTCGCAAACCCACTATCAAGTGGTTTAAAGGAAAATGGATGGATCTGGCCAGCAAGACAGGAAAGCACTTGCAGCTAAAAGAGACTTTTGACCGATTCACCAAG GTCCACACGTTTGAAATGCACATCATCAAGGCCAAAGATAACTATACTGGAAACTACAGGTGCGAAGTCAACTACAAGGACAAGTTTGACAGCTGTTCTTTCGACTTGGAAGTTAAAG AAGCTGAAAACACAGGCTTGCAGGGTATTGATATTCGATCAGCTTTCAAAAGAAG CAGTGAAGGACAAGAAGATGCAGGGGAGCTTGACTTTAGTGGTCTCCTTAAACATAG AAATCAAAG GGAGCCAAAGCAGGATGATACCCCAGAGATTGATGTGTGGGAGATCCTGAAAAACGCCCGACCAGATCAGTACGAGAAGATTGCCTTTATGTACGGCATCACAGATCTGAGAGGTCTgctgaggaggatgaagaagataccaaaagaggagaagaaaagcgAAG CTTTCGCAAAGAAACTGGAACCAGCATATCAGGTGGATAAAGGTGGAAAGATCCGCTTGGTGGTTGACCTGGCCGACCCTACAGTTGATCTGAAGTGGTACAAGAACGGACAGGAAATCAGACCCACTCCCAA TCAAAGGAA GTATATTTTTGAGCATAAGGGCACACAAAGGATTATGGTCATCAACAACTGCAGCGTAAACGATGATGCAGCCTATTCTGTAGCTGCAGGAGACGAAAAGTGCTGCACAGAGCTGTTTGTTAAAG AATTGCCAATAAAGATTGTTAAAGGTATTGAGCCTGTGAAGACCACAGTGAATGAGAGGATTGAGCTGGAGTGCGAGGTGTCAGAGGAAGGAGCTCAAGTCAAATG gATGAAGAACGGTGTTGAGGTTCCCACAGGAGTTCGCTCCAGATATCGAGTTAAGTGTGAAGGAACAAAACACTACTTGGTGATTGACGATGCCTCCAAAGAGGACACTGGAACATACTCCATTATGGCTACTGGTGGCACATCTGAGGCTCGCATACAGGTTGACT TGAAACCACTGAAGGTGCACCAGGACTTGCAGAATATAACAGTGTTGCTGGGTCAACCTGTCAAGTTGCAATGCGAGATTTACCCAGGCAATGTCCCAGGTCGCTGGTACAGGAATGGACAGCTGATCCAGCCTAGTGACCGTATCACTATCATACACAGAAATAG GGTCCATCGTCTTGAAACTGAAACATGCTCCCTTCACGATGCAGGAGATTATACTTTTGTACCTGAGGGATACTCACAGAGCCTCTCTTGCAAACTTCACATCATTG ACCCACCAAGGGTGCACTTGGACAGCTTGAACTTCCCAGACAACACAGTGACAATTGTGGCAGGAAATAAACTTCGCTTGGAGATTCCAATCAGTGGAGAACCGGCACCCAGGGTGGTGTGGATGAAGGGAGAAAGG gTGATTCTCGAGTCAGGCCATCGTGTCCGAGCTGAAACATATGGCGACCAAACCAGCCTGACAATTGAAGTGACAGAGCGGGAAGACAGTGGCAACTACAAGATAGTCCTGCAGAATGAGGCTggtgaagctacagccagcgtCAAAATCAAAGTTGTAG ATATCCCAGATGCTCCAGATGCACCCTTGGTCCCAGTGGTGGGTGGTGATTGGTGCTCTATGACGTGGGAACCCCCAAAATATGATGGAGGTTCACCAATAACAG GCTACTTTGTcgagagaaagaagaaacagagctCTAGATGGATGAGACTGAACTTTGACCTGATCAAAGAACAATCATTCGAGCCCAAGAAGATGATTGAAGGAGTGCCATATGAAGTCCGGGTCTTTGCAGTCAATGCCATTGGTGTGTCCAAGCCAAGTGAACCATCCCTAGCCTTTACTCCCCTCG CTGTGACCAGTGAGCCCACCATGCTGGTTGTGGACGATATCACAGACACCTCAGTGACCGTGAAATGGCGTCCTCCTGAAACTATCGGAGCTGCCGGTCTGGATGGATACTTGGTGGAATACTGCATAGAAGGAA CTGATAATTGGATAATATCCAACACTGAAGTCACAGAGAAGACCAAGTACACCATTACTGGGCTGACTCCAGGGTGTAAAATCTTAGTTCGAGTCAAAGCCCTCAATGCTGCCGGAGCTAGTGCTCCACGGACCCTTCAGCACTCTATCCTGGTCAAAGAGGTTGTTG AGCCACCAAAGATCCGCGTCCCCCGACACTTGAAGCAGACATACACTCGCAAAGTTGGAGAAGCAGTCAACCTTGTTGTGCCATTTCTG GGTAAACCTAGGCCGAAGGTCACCTGGCTGAAGGGGGGTCAGCCCATTGAGCCTTCGCACGTCAGCATCCGTAACACCGACTGCGACAGCATCATCTTCATACGTAAAGCAGAGCGTAGCCACTCTGGGAAGTATGAGATGACGGTGCAGGTTGAAAATTATGTGGACACAGCCATCATTGACATACAAATCGTAG ACTTGCCTGGTCCTCCTCAGTGTGTGACAATTGAAGATGTTTGGGGAGGAAATGTAGCTCTTGTCTGGACTCCACCAAGAGACAGCGGCAACGCCCCGATAACAGGCTATACCATtcaaaaagcagacaaaaagacaatg GAGTGGTACACATGCATTGAGCACTACCATCGCACTTGCATCACCATCACAGAGCTGGTGGTTGGGAACGAGTACTTCTTCAGGGTCTTTTCAGAGAACATGTGTGGCATGAGCGAAACTGCTACCCTAACTAAAAAAAGTGCCCTCATCGTGAAAGAAG GCTTGCAGGTGAAAATGCACGATTACTGTGACCACGACTTCAAGGAGGCACCAAAGTTCACACAGCCGCTGATCAACACTTTTGCCGTCGCCGGTTACAATGCCACTCTCAACTGTAGCGTCCGTGCCAACCCAAGG GCTAAAGTGATCTGGATGAAGAATAAGATAACCATCATTGACGACCCACGCTACCGCATGTTTAGCAACCAGGGAGTATGTACTTTGGAGATCAGGAAGCCCAGCCCTTATGATGGTGGCCTGTACACCTGCAAGGCCATCAACGACTTGGGAGAGGCCCAAGTGGACTGCAAgctggaggtcaaag GAGGCTTCACTTTCTACGAACTGATGCAACGCGGAGTGCCCCTACACCTGATTGACAAGTACATGAACGAGTCCAAGATTGTCGAGCAAGAGAAGTAA
- the mybpc1 gene encoding myosin-binding protein C, slow-type isoform X8 produces MPEPTKKDETPNGQPEEDASSPKKLSIDLPNDSVPVPAMGRKDSVWSLGDGQAPEDLEKPIDTPPLSTLLIEKPQSATIYVGGDVSFVAKVEAKDLLRKPTIKWFKGKWMDLASKTGKHLQLKETFDRFTKVHTFEMHIIKAKDNYTGNYRCEVNYKDKFDSCSFDLEVKEAENTGLQGIDIRSAFKRSSEGQEDAGELDFSGLLKHRNQREPKQDDTPEIDVWEILKNARPDQYEKIAFMYGITDLRGLLRRMKKIPKEEKKSEAFAKKLEPAYQVDKGGKIRLVVDLADPTVDLKWYKNGQEIRPTPNQRKYIFEHKGTQRIMVINNCSVNDDAAYSVAAGDEKCCTELFVKELPIKIVKGIEPVKTTVNERIELECEVSEEGAQVKWMKNGVEVPTGVRSRYRVKCEGTKHYLVIDDASKEDTGTYSIMATGGTSEARIQVDLKPLKVHQDLQNITVLLGQPVKLQCEIYPGNVPGRWYRNGQLIQPSDRITIIHRNRVHRLETETCSLHDAGDYTFVPEGYSQSLSCKLHIIDPPRVHLDSLNFPDNTVTIVAGNKLRLEIPISGEPAPRVVWMKGERVILESGHRVRAETYGDQTSLTIEVTEREDSGNYKIVLQNEAGEATASVKIKVVDIPDAPDAPLVPVVGGDWCSMTWEPPKYDGGSPITGYFVERKKKQSSRWMRLNFDLIKEQSFEPKKMIEGVPYEVRVFAVNAIGVSKPSEPSLAFTPLAVTSEPTMLVVDDITDTSVTVKWRPPETIGAAGLDGYLVEYCIEGTDNWIISNTEVTEKTKYTITGLTPGCKILVRVKALNAAGASAPRTLQHSILVKEVVEPPKIRVPRHLKQTYTRKVGEAVNLVVPFLGKPRPKVTWLKGGQPIEPSHVSIRNTDCDSIIFIRKAERSHSGKYEMTVQVENYVDTAIIDIQIVDLPGPPQCVTIEDVWGGNVALVWTPPRDSGNAPITGYTIQKADKKTMEWYTCIEHYHRTCITITELVVGNEYFFRVFSENMCGMSETATLTKKSALIVKEGLQVKMHDYCDHDFKEAPKFTQPLINTFAVAGYNATLNCSVRANPRAKVIWMKNKITIIDDPRYRMFSNQGVCTLEIRKPSPYDGGLYTCKAINDLGEAQVDCKLEVKGGFTFYELMQRGVPLHLIDKYMNESKIVEQEK; encoded by the exons GTGGAGACGTCTCCTTTGTCGCCAAGGTGGAGGCTAAAGATCTCCTTCGCAAACCCACTATCAAGTGGTTTAAAGGAAAATGGATGGATCTGGCCAGCAAGACAGGAAAGCACTTGCAGCTAAAAGAGACTTTTGACCGATTCACCAAG GTCCACACGTTTGAAATGCACATCATCAAGGCCAAAGATAACTATACTGGAAACTACAGGTGCGAAGTCAACTACAAGGACAAGTTTGACAGCTGTTCTTTCGACTTGGAAGTTAAAG AAGCTGAAAACACAGGCTTGCAGGGTATTGATATTCGATCAGCTTTCAAAAGAAG CAGTGAAGGACAAGAAGATGCAGGGGAGCTTGACTTTAGTGGTCTCCTTAAACATAG AAATCAAAG GGAGCCAAAGCAGGATGATACCCCAGAGATTGATGTGTGGGAGATCCTGAAAAACGCCCGACCAGATCAGTACGAGAAGATTGCCTTTATGTACGGCATCACAGATCTGAGAGGTCTgctgaggaggatgaagaagataccaaaagaggagaagaaaagcgAAG CTTTCGCAAAGAAACTGGAACCAGCATATCAGGTGGATAAAGGTGGAAAGATCCGCTTGGTGGTTGACCTGGCCGACCCTACAGTTGATCTGAAGTGGTACAAGAACGGACAGGAAATCAGACCCACTCCCAA TCAAAGGAA GTATATTTTTGAGCATAAGGGCACACAAAGGATTATGGTCATCAACAACTGCAGCGTAAACGATGATGCAGCCTATTCTGTAGCTGCAGGAGACGAAAAGTGCTGCACAGAGCTGTTTGTTAAAG AATTGCCAATAAAGATTGTTAAAGGTATTGAGCCTGTGAAGACCACAGTGAATGAGAGGATTGAGCTGGAGTGCGAGGTGTCAGAGGAAGGAGCTCAAGTCAAATG gATGAAGAACGGTGTTGAGGTTCCCACAGGAGTTCGCTCCAGATATCGAGTTAAGTGTGAAGGAACAAAACACTACTTGGTGATTGACGATGCCTCCAAAGAGGACACTGGAACATACTCCATTATGGCTACTGGTGGCACATCTGAGGCTCGCATACAGGTTGACT TGAAACCACTGAAGGTGCACCAGGACTTGCAGAATATAACAGTGTTGCTGGGTCAACCTGTCAAGTTGCAATGCGAGATTTACCCAGGCAATGTCCCAGGTCGCTGGTACAGGAATGGACAGCTGATCCAGCCTAGTGACCGTATCACTATCATACACAGAAATAG GGTCCATCGTCTTGAAACTGAAACATGCTCCCTTCACGATGCAGGAGATTATACTTTTGTACCTGAGGGATACTCACAGAGCCTCTCTTGCAAACTTCACATCATTG ACCCACCAAGGGTGCACTTGGACAGCTTGAACTTCCCAGACAACACAGTGACAATTGTGGCAGGAAATAAACTTCGCTTGGAGATTCCAATCAGTGGAGAACCGGCACCCAGGGTGGTGTGGATGAAGGGAGAAAGG gTGATTCTCGAGTCAGGCCATCGTGTCCGAGCTGAAACATATGGCGACCAAACCAGCCTGACAATTGAAGTGACAGAGCGGGAAGACAGTGGCAACTACAAGATAGTCCTGCAGAATGAGGCTggtgaagctacagccagcgtCAAAATCAAAGTTGTAG ATATCCCAGATGCTCCAGATGCACCCTTGGTCCCAGTGGTGGGTGGTGATTGGTGCTCTATGACGTGGGAACCCCCAAAATATGATGGAGGTTCACCAATAACAG GCTACTTTGTcgagagaaagaagaaacagagctCTAGATGGATGAGACTGAACTTTGACCTGATCAAAGAACAATCATTCGAGCCCAAGAAGATGATTGAAGGAGTGCCATATGAAGTCCGGGTCTTTGCAGTCAATGCCATTGGTGTGTCCAAGCCAAGTGAACCATCCCTAGCCTTTACTCCCCTCG CTGTGACCAGTGAGCCCACCATGCTGGTTGTGGACGATATCACAGACACCTCAGTGACCGTGAAATGGCGTCCTCCTGAAACTATCGGAGCTGCCGGTCTGGATGGATACTTGGTGGAATACTGCATAGAAGGAA CTGATAATTGGATAATATCCAACACTGAAGTCACAGAGAAGACCAAGTACACCATTACTGGGCTGACTCCAGGGTGTAAAATCTTAGTTCGAGTCAAAGCCCTCAATGCTGCCGGAGCTAGTGCTCCACGGACCCTTCAGCACTCTATCCTGGTCAAAGAGGTTGTTG AGCCACCAAAGATCCGCGTCCCCCGACACTTGAAGCAGACATACACTCGCAAAGTTGGAGAAGCAGTCAACCTTGTTGTGCCATTTCTG GGTAAACCTAGGCCGAAGGTCACCTGGCTGAAGGGGGGTCAGCCCATTGAGCCTTCGCACGTCAGCATCCGTAACACCGACTGCGACAGCATCATCTTCATACGTAAAGCAGAGCGTAGCCACTCTGGGAAGTATGAGATGACGGTGCAGGTTGAAAATTATGTGGACACAGCCATCATTGACATACAAATCGTAG ACTTGCCTGGTCCTCCTCAGTGTGTGACAATTGAAGATGTTTGGGGAGGAAATGTAGCTCTTGTCTGGACTCCACCAAGAGACAGCGGCAACGCCCCGATAACAGGCTATACCATtcaaaaagcagacaaaaagacaatg GAGTGGTACACATGCATTGAGCACTACCATCGCACTTGCATCACCATCACAGAGCTGGTGGTTGGGAACGAGTACTTCTTCAGGGTCTTTTCAGAGAACATGTGTGGCATGAGCGAAACTGCTACCCTAACTAAAAAAAGTGCCCTCATCGTGAAAGAAG GCTTGCAGGTGAAAATGCACGATTACTGTGACCACGACTTCAAGGAGGCACCAAAGTTCACACAGCCGCTGATCAACACTTTTGCCGTCGCCGGTTACAATGCCACTCTCAACTGTAGCGTCCGTGCCAACCCAAGG GCTAAAGTGATCTGGATGAAGAATAAGATAACCATCATTGACGACCCACGCTACCGCATGTTTAGCAACCAGGGAGTATGTACTTTGGAGATCAGGAAGCCCAGCCCTTATGATGGTGGCCTGTACACCTGCAAGGCCATCAACGACTTGGGAGAGGCCCAAGTGGACTGCAAgctggaggtcaaag GAGGCTTCACTTTCTACGAACTGATGCAACGCGGAGTGCCCCTACACCTGATTGACAAGTACATGAACGAGTCCAAGATTGTCGAGCAAGAGAAGTAA
- the mybpc1 gene encoding myosin-binding protein C, slow-type isoform X7, whose protein sequence is MPEPTKKDETPNGQPEDDDDAAATTPSPTPQPEDASSPKKLSIDLPNDSVPVPAMGRKDSVWSLGDGQAPEDLEKPIDTPPLSTLLIEKPQSATIYVGGDVSFVAKVEAKDLLRKPTIKWFKGKWMDLASKTGKHLQLKETFDRFTKVHTFEMHIIKAKDNYTGNYRCEVNYKDKFDSCSFDLEVKEAENTGLQGIDIRSAFKRSSEGQEDAGELDFSGLLKHRNQREPKQDDTPEIDVWEILKNARPDQYEKIAFMYGITDLRGLLRRMKKIPKEEKKSEAFAKKLEPAYQVDKGGKIRLVVDLADPTVDLKWYKNGQEIRPTPNQRKYIFEHKGTQRIMVINNCSVNDDAAYSVAAGDEKCCTELFVKELPIKIVKGIEPVKTTVNERIELECEVSEEGAQVKWMKNGVEVPTGVRSRYRVKCEGTKHYLVIDDASKEDTGTYSIMATGGTSEARIQVDLKPLKVHQDLQNITVLLGQPVKLQCEIYPGNVPGRWYRNGQLIQPSDRITIIHRNRVHRLETETCSLHDAGDYTFVPEGYSQSLSCKLHIIDPPRVHLDSLNFPDNTVTIVAGNKLRLEIPISGEPAPRVVWMKGERVILESGHRVRAETYGDQTSLTIEVTEREDSGNYKIVLQNEAGEATASVKIKVVDIPDAPDAPLVPVVGGDWCSMTWEPPKYDGGSPITGYFVERKKKQSSRWMRLNFDLIKEQSFEPKKMIEGVPYEVRVFAVNAIGVSKPSEPSLAFTPLAVTSEPTMLVVDDITDTSVTVKWRPPETIGAAGLDGYLVEYCIEGTDNWIISNTEVTEKTKYTITGLTPGCKILVRVKALNAAGASAPRTLQHSILVKEVVEPPKIRVPRHLKQTYTRKVGEAVNLVVPFLGKPRPKVTWLKGGQPIEPSHVSIRNTDCDSIIFIRKAERSHSGKYEMTVQVENYVDTAIIDIQIVDLPGPPQCVTIEDVWGGNVALVWTPPRDSGNAPITGYTIQKADKKTMEWYTCIEHYHRTCITITELVVGNEYFFRVFSENMCGMSETATLTKKSALIVKEGLQVKMHDYCDHDFKEAPKFTQPLINTFAVAGYNATLNCSVRANPRAKVIWMKNKITIIDDPRYRMFSNQGVCTLEIRKPSPYDGGLYTCKAINDLGEAQVDCKLEVKGGFTFYELMQRGVPLHLIDKYMNESKIVEQEK, encoded by the exons GTGGAGACGTCTCCTTTGTCGCCAAGGTGGAGGCTAAAGATCTCCTTCGCAAACCCACTATCAAGTGGTTTAAAGGAAAATGGATGGATCTGGCCAGCAAGACAGGAAAGCACTTGCAGCTAAAAGAGACTTTTGACCGATTCACCAAG GTCCACACGTTTGAAATGCACATCATCAAGGCCAAAGATAACTATACTGGAAACTACAGGTGCGAAGTCAACTACAAGGACAAGTTTGACAGCTGTTCTTTCGACTTGGAAGTTAAAG AAGCTGAAAACACAGGCTTGCAGGGTATTGATATTCGATCAGCTTTCAAAAGAAG CAGTGAAGGACAAGAAGATGCAGGGGAGCTTGACTTTAGTGGTCTCCTTAAACATAG AAATCAAAG GGAGCCAAAGCAGGATGATACCCCAGAGATTGATGTGTGGGAGATCCTGAAAAACGCCCGACCAGATCAGTACGAGAAGATTGCCTTTATGTACGGCATCACAGATCTGAGAGGTCTgctgaggaggatgaagaagataccaaaagaggagaagaaaagcgAAG CTTTCGCAAAGAAACTGGAACCAGCATATCAGGTGGATAAAGGTGGAAAGATCCGCTTGGTGGTTGACCTGGCCGACCCTACAGTTGATCTGAAGTGGTACAAGAACGGACAGGAAATCAGACCCACTCCCAA TCAAAGGAA GTATATTTTTGAGCATAAGGGCACACAAAGGATTATGGTCATCAACAACTGCAGCGTAAACGATGATGCAGCCTATTCTGTAGCTGCAGGAGACGAAAAGTGCTGCACAGAGCTGTTTGTTAAAG AATTGCCAATAAAGATTGTTAAAGGTATTGAGCCTGTGAAGACCACAGTGAATGAGAGGATTGAGCTGGAGTGCGAGGTGTCAGAGGAAGGAGCTCAAGTCAAATG gATGAAGAACGGTGTTGAGGTTCCCACAGGAGTTCGCTCCAGATATCGAGTTAAGTGTGAAGGAACAAAACACTACTTGGTGATTGACGATGCCTCCAAAGAGGACACTGGAACATACTCCATTATGGCTACTGGTGGCACATCTGAGGCTCGCATACAGGTTGACT TGAAACCACTGAAGGTGCACCAGGACTTGCAGAATATAACAGTGTTGCTGGGTCAACCTGTCAAGTTGCAATGCGAGATTTACCCAGGCAATGTCCCAGGTCGCTGGTACAGGAATGGACAGCTGATCCAGCCTAGTGACCGTATCACTATCATACACAGAAATAG GGTCCATCGTCTTGAAACTGAAACATGCTCCCTTCACGATGCAGGAGATTATACTTTTGTACCTGAGGGATACTCACAGAGCCTCTCTTGCAAACTTCACATCATTG ACCCACCAAGGGTGCACTTGGACAGCTTGAACTTCCCAGACAACACAGTGACAATTGTGGCAGGAAATAAACTTCGCTTGGAGATTCCAATCAGTGGAGAACCGGCACCCAGGGTGGTGTGGATGAAGGGAGAAAGG gTGATTCTCGAGTCAGGCCATCGTGTCCGAGCTGAAACATATGGCGACCAAACCAGCCTGACAATTGAAGTGACAGAGCGGGAAGACAGTGGCAACTACAAGATAGTCCTGCAGAATGAGGCTggtgaagctacagccagcgtCAAAATCAAAGTTGTAG ATATCCCAGATGCTCCAGATGCACCCTTGGTCCCAGTGGTGGGTGGTGATTGGTGCTCTATGACGTGGGAACCCCCAAAATATGATGGAGGTTCACCAATAACAG GCTACTTTGTcgagagaaagaagaaacagagctCTAGATGGATGAGACTGAACTTTGACCTGATCAAAGAACAATCATTCGAGCCCAAGAAGATGATTGAAGGAGTGCCATATGAAGTCCGGGTCTTTGCAGTCAATGCCATTGGTGTGTCCAAGCCAAGTGAACCATCCCTAGCCTTTACTCCCCTCG CTGTGACCAGTGAGCCCACCATGCTGGTTGTGGACGATATCACAGACACCTCAGTGACCGTGAAATGGCGTCCTCCTGAAACTATCGGAGCTGCCGGTCTGGATGGATACTTGGTGGAATACTGCATAGAAGGAA CTGATAATTGGATAATATCCAACACTGAAGTCACAGAGAAGACCAAGTACACCATTACTGGGCTGACTCCAGGGTGTAAAATCTTAGTTCGAGTCAAAGCCCTCAATGCTGCCGGAGCTAGTGCTCCACGGACCCTTCAGCACTCTATCCTGGTCAAAGAGGTTGTTG AGCCACCAAAGATCCGCGTCCCCCGACACTTGAAGCAGACATACACTCGCAAAGTTGGAGAAGCAGTCAACCTTGTTGTGCCATTTCTG GGTAAACCTAGGCCGAAGGTCACCTGGCTGAAGGGGGGTCAGCCCATTGAGCCTTCGCACGTCAGCATCCGTAACACCGACTGCGACAGCATCATCTTCATACGTAAAGCAGAGCGTAGCCACTCTGGGAAGTATGAGATGACGGTGCAGGTTGAAAATTATGTGGACACAGCCATCATTGACATACAAATCGTAG ACTTGCCTGGTCCTCCTCAGTGTGTGACAATTGAAGATGTTTGGGGAGGAAATGTAGCTCTTGTCTGGACTCCACCAAGAGACAGCGGCAACGCCCCGATAACAGGCTATACCATtcaaaaagcagacaaaaagacaatg GAGTGGTACACATGCATTGAGCACTACCATCGCACTTGCATCACCATCACAGAGCTGGTGGTTGGGAACGAGTACTTCTTCAGGGTCTTTTCAGAGAACATGTGTGGCATGAGCGAAACTGCTACCCTAACTAAAAAAAGTGCCCTCATCGTGAAAGAAG GCTTGCAGGTGAAAATGCACGATTACTGTGACCACGACTTCAAGGAGGCACCAAAGTTCACACAGCCGCTGATCAACACTTTTGCCGTCGCCGGTTACAATGCCACTCTCAACTGTAGCGTCCGTGCCAACCCAAGG GCTAAAGTGATCTGGATGAAGAATAAGATAACCATCATTGACGACCCACGCTACCGCATGTTTAGCAACCAGGGAGTATGTACTTTGGAGATCAGGAAGCCCAGCCCTTATGATGGTGGCCTGTACACCTGCAAGGCCATCAACGACTTGGGAGAGGCCCAAGTGGACTGCAAgctggaggtcaaag GAGGCTTCACTTTCTACGAACTGATGCAACGCGGAGTGCCCCTACACCTGATTGACAAGTACATGAACGAGTCCAAGATTGTCGAGCAAGAGAAGTAA